Proteins found in one Sphingomonas sp. SORGH_AS_0879 genomic segment:
- a CDS encoding helix-turn-helix transcriptional regulator translates to MNETLANDLKAAREAAGLTQGGLAEAIGVSRKTINTVENGVFQPSTLLALKLARALGRSVESLFWIEG, encoded by the coding sequence ATGAACGAGACACTCGCCAACGATCTGAAGGCCGCGCGCGAGGCGGCGGGGCTGACCCAGGGCGGCCTCGCCGAAGCGATCGGGGTCAGTCGCAAGACGATCAACACCGTCGAGAACGGCGTCTTCCAACCCTCGACCCTGCTCGCGCTCAAACTGGCGCGGGCCTTGGGCCGATCGGTCGAATCGCTGTTCTGGATCGAGGGGTGA
- a CDS encoding YbgC/FadM family acyl-CoA thioesterase, protein MTVTGEDQPIGGRFEGNEHRFAVRVYFEDTDLSGVVYHANYLRYMERARSDMLRVAGIDQRAAHEAGEGAYAVTDIAIRYAASARLDDDLFVTSRLIEVSAVRVVIHQTVRCGTVKLTDARVTVAWVGSNGRPRRQPADWIAIYQRLVWQGDTERP, encoded by the coding sequence ATGACGGTGACGGGAGAAGACCAGCCGATCGGCGGCCGCTTCGAGGGGAATGAGCATCGCTTTGCGGTGCGCGTCTATTTCGAGGATACCGACCTGTCGGGCGTGGTCTATCACGCCAACTACCTCCGCTACATGGAGCGCGCCCGCTCGGACATGTTGCGCGTCGCCGGGATCGACCAGCGCGCCGCACATGAGGCGGGCGAGGGGGCCTATGCCGTCACTGACATCGCCATCCGCTATGCCGCCTCCGCGCGGCTCGACGACGACCTGTTCGTGACCTCGCGATTGATCGAGGTCAGTGCGGTTCGCGTCGTCATTCATCAGACAGTCAGGTGCGGCACGGTCAAGCTGACCGACGCCAGGGTTACCGTTGCCTGGGTCGGCTCGAACGGCCGCCCACGACGCCAGCCCGCCGACTGGATCGCCATCTACCAACGCCTTGTCTGGCAGGGGGACACCGAACGCCCATGA